GGCAGGCAGAATTACAAAGTGATGAGCAACCTGTCCTGGGAATGTTCCAGCAGAAACTTCTAGATGATGCTGGGAGGGCTCGTGCACTGAGCTAGAGTTAGGTTAAAAGCCAAAGTCCCTTCACCAAGCGCTAAGATTGTGTGCTTTACGGTTAGTTAATGATAGATGCACCCACACACAGGCAATCCCACCAGCGCCTCTTTGGTGGGTCTCACTGAGGAAGTAGGTCTCCTTACCCAGCACAGTGGTGCTTTTCCTtttggaaaactttttaaaaattcaaaatatttcaagatataATGAATTTGACTAGGTCAACCCAGTAAAGCTTAAGAAAGAGACTCTTCTTCCTTGACCTTGGGCTGTGTGCGCAGGTTCGATACGGAGAGGTCCCTGCGGCAGCTGGTGGAATCAGACATCAACGGCCTGCGCAGGATCCTGGATGAGCTGACCCTGTGCAGGGCCGACCTGGAGGCCCAGGTGGAGTCCCTGAAGGAGGAGCTTCTGAGCCTCAAGCAGAACCATGAACAGGTAAGAAAGTCCCAGCCCCCAACATCACAATACTGAGATACACAATACTCCATGACACCCCTGAGAAGGTAAGGTAGGTTTCTGGTGGCTCAAAACATAATTGGGGGATTATTGTGGAATGAGTCACATGTTGACCTCTTTCACATAAAGGAGTGTGGTCAGCTCATCACCGGGGGCCAGATGAATGGCCAAAAGCCCACACAATGATCTTTAAAATACTTGCTACTGTTTGATAAGATTTATTATCTTCCAAATAGGTACTAAATTAATATCAAGACTGGAAGGAGATAGCACACTTTCTAATCCTCTGTGTCACCTAGATAACTGGAATCCAAGCTGGATAAagggatggatagatggatggaagaATGGATAGAATGATGAGAGAAATGAAGGAACTTGGTGGTTGACTGAGATCTCATGGTTGAATGCAATATTAGGAAATCAGATGCATGTCTCGAacattctgttttcatgagaaAACAGAATGTTCTACATTCTACAGCTGTAGAAGACAGTACATGCAAATAGAAGACAGGAAGTGGATAGGAGATAAACCTGGTTTCTCTACATTTAAGTAGCAAAACCAATTGTCATGCCAGGCTGCTCACAGAGCAAAGGGAAaatcagaaggaaatgaaaatattctggagtCATAAGAAATATTAGCAGTAATTTAATCAACCAGTCTCCTAGATGAGGAAAGAGATTATGAGAGGAGGCTGGTTACATAGGTCTTACATCAACTAGATTTTAACTTGCACTTCCTAATTCCATGTCCCACCACACTGGACACACTTACACACATTATTTTGTGAGTTCaatctttcctctcttcccatcAGGAAGTCAACACCCTGCGCTGCCAGCTTGGAGACCGCCTCAACGTGGAGGTGGACGCTGCCCCCACCGTGGACCTGAACCAAGTGCTCAATGAGACCAGGAGTCAGTATGAGGCCCTGGTGGAGACCAACCGCAGGGAAGTGGAGGAGTGGTTCACCACCCAGGTGGGCATCCGAGCACCTGACCACTCAGGATTCAAGACCCCTGGGCCCTTAGGGCAGGGTCTGATCCTGTCTCCTCCCCTTGggtgtttcagactgaggagctgAACAAGCAGGTGGTGTCCAGCTCAGAGCAGCTTCAGTCCTACCAGGCGGAGATCATCGAGCTGAGACGCACGGTCAACGCCCTGGAGATCGAGCTGCAGGCCCAGCACAACCTGGTGTGTATTGTTCAGACCTGCTGCTGAGCAGCGTGAAGTCGGGGAGGCAGACTCACCTGTGGGCGTCAGCCCTGGAAGCTGGTGACTTCTTTGGAAGCGGTTTTGAAGGAGCAGCTCCTGACACTCCCTTTGTTCTCTCCCCCACCACAGAGGAACTCTCTGGAAAACACGCTGACAGAGAGCGAGGCCCGCTACAGCTCCCAGCTGTCCCAGGTGCAGGGCATGATCACCAACGTGGAGTCCCAGCTGGCCGAGATCCGGGCTGACCTGGAGCGTCAGAACCAGGAGTACCAGGTGCTGCTGGACATCCGGGCCCGGCTGGAGTGCGAGATCAACACGTACCGGGGCCTGCTGGAGAGCGAGGACTGCAAGTGAGTACCTGGAAGGCACAGTTCTACTCAAGGATAAAACAGGACTCCGAGGACCAAGTTTCAGTGTATCTGTAGAAGCCAGGGTTTTACCTCCAGCTGTCGGAAAGTCAGGGTATTTATTACTAGCATCACCTGGACTGAAAtgattttctgttaaaaaaaatagttatgagTGTTTTCTCCAATCCTTTGGCTTCTGCTGGGTAAATAATGCTTTACATCTTCAGGGATGGCTTGTTGTGTCAAAAAAGAAAGCCTTGCTTAGCAATCACCCATCTTTCTGACTTAACCAAACATTCAAATCCACTGCTTTCCTGATTCTTGTTAGAACCCTTTGGAGCAGGCAGAGGGCATCATTTACAACCATCCCATAATAAACATTTGAGGGTCAGAAGGGAAGATGACTCAGTAACTCACCACTGTCAACTAACCCAGTGTCTATGTAaccacaatatatattttttgaggggAGGATTTTTTACACTTGTCCCATTTTGTAGGCGGGAGGCTAAGGATCACAGGGATGCAGTGACTTTCCCTTGTCTCCAGGGCTGTGGAGCGAAGGCTGGGATTCTACCTCAAGTGTTCCGTGCTCTTTTTTTGCCACGGTCTCTGTAATCTGTAGAAGGAGTGATCTAAACCAGGCTTGGCTTCCTAAGACCTTGGGGAGTGGATTCTACTTGTTCTTATGTCTCTTTGGGGGTTGAGccccctctctttttaaaatgactCTTCTCCTGCTGACGACCTAATGATTCTGTGTCCCAGGCTGCCCTGCAACCCCTGTGCCACCACCAATGCCTGTGGCAAGCCCATTGGACCCTGTGCCACCAATCCTTGCATTTCACGCTCCCGTTGCGGGCCCTGCTAGATATACCCAGGGGCCAAAAGGAGGACTGCATGAAGACAGAAAGACCATCGGTGGACCACCTCAGCCTCTCGGACCCCACGCCCAGGATCGCCCTGAATCATGGCCTGGAAGGAGAACAAATGCCCAGCGCTGTGACCGGGTTCTCAACCTGAGCTCCCCCTGGGACCTCTTCTCCCAGGGCCTCTCTCTCCGTGTTCTGATGGTTTGAGAGTTTGGAGCTGTGAAGGGGCCACAGGAGGTGTATTGTGGATCTCTCTGAGGCTTCTGCTCTTCCTGCAGTTTCCCCGAATCTCCTAATAAACTTTCCTGTTGCATATACAATTCTCATTTGTATTCATCATTTTCAACGTGTTCACTCCGTATGTGCTTCTTGTAAAGCCTCTTGAAAGCAGAAGAGGGCTTTATAGATTCACCCTGTCCTAAAAGGTCTTCATCATGACTCATGAACATTCGCTGAGCCCAAGGAATGCCAGCATCTGCTCAGGATGGCATTCAGCTGGCAGGAACACCGAGGCAAGAGGCCTCATTTGAATACAATAAAAACATTGGTTACGGAACATTACTCAGTAGAATGCAAGGCGTAATGTTTATGGAAAGTTCTATGTTTTCTTTCCCAAGACCCCGAAAGACGAGGCCTGAAGTTAACGTTTACTGAACACTTACATCAGGAGCTCTGCTACTCAGTTTTTCGCTTACATGATGAGGAAGAGTGGCAAtaggactgaacccagagttcATTCTCCATTTGGCAATTGGGAATGAGGTAACTAGTAGGGAAGGAAACTGATTTCAAACAAAAACCCAGAGCTTCTACATCTTCCTGAGGATACATGGTACTATTTGTCTCAAAACCTTGCTGAAAGCCAGGTGGCGGTGgcgcacacttataatcccagtggctcaggaggctgaggcaggaggatcgtgagttcagagccagactcagcaaaatcgaggtgctaagcaactcagtgagaccctgtctctaaataaaatacaaaatagcactggggatgtggctcagtggccgagtgcccctgagttcaaccccggGAACCCCACTTTCCCCAAAAAAACCTTGCTGAAACTCTCCTTGGGAAACATTGCAAAACTCATGATAGTAGAAAGGCCTATCCTTCATATCTGAGTCATTGTCAACAGATTTTTAAATCTgctaatctgtattttttttttaaccaccagAGCTAAATTTGAATTTTGGCACCTTTCCCTAAATTATTCTCTCTCTGGTGTCTGTGAATACTAAAGGTGACAGACGTGCTGC
This window of the Ictidomys tridecemlineatus isolate mIctTri1 chromosome 3, mIctTri1.hap1, whole genome shotgun sequence genome carries:
- the LOC144364746 gene encoding keratin, type I cuticular Ha3-I-like — its product is MPYNCCLSNVSCRSSCSSRPCVPHSCHGCTLPGACNIPANVGNCNWFCEGSFNGSEKETMQFLNDRLASYLEKVRQLERENAELEARIQERNQQQEPLVCSSYQSYFRTIEELQQKILCSKSENSKLVMHIDNAKLAADDFRTKFDTERSLRQLVESDINGLRRILDELTLCRADLEAQVESLKEELLSLKQNHEQEVNTLRCQLGDRLNVEVDAAPTVDLNQVLNETRSQYEALVETNRREVEEWFTTQTEELNKQVVSSSEQLQSYQAEIIELRRTVNALEIELQAQHNLRNSLENTLTESEARYSSQLSQVQGMITNVESQLAEIRADLERQNQEYQVLLDIRARLECEINTYRGLLESEDCKLPCNPCATTNACGKPIGPCATNPCISRSRCGPC